The following proteins are encoded in a genomic region of Magnolia sinica isolate HGM2019 chromosome 1, MsV1, whole genome shotgun sequence:
- the LOC131255713 gene encoding EG45-like domain containing protein codes for MYKPQHVPCLSFLILFLFHHSHADVGTSALYNPPYLPTVCYGNDATQFPANNLFAAAGDGIWDNGASCGRQYLVRCLSAAQPGVCIMDQTIQIMIVDYAALSVSLPSTSGSTMVLSVNAFGMIANSSVASEINIEFQQV; via the exons ATGTACAAACCCCAACATGTTCCATGCCTCTCCTTCCTCATCCTATTCCTCTTCCATCACTCTCATGCCGACGTCGGCACCTCTGCTCTCTACAATCCGCCATACCTAC CCACCGTTTGTTACGGTAATGATGCAACCCAATTCCCAGCGAACAATCTGTTTGCAGCAGCTGGCGATGGGATTTGGGACAATGGGGCTTCTTGTGGAAGGCAGTACTTGGTTAGATGCCTCAGCGCTGCCCAGCCAGGCGTTTGTATCATGGACCAGACGATCCAGATCATGATCGTTGATTACGCGGCCTTGTCAGTTTCTCTGCCTTCTACTTCCGGATCGACGATGGTGTTGTCTGTTAATGCATTCGGCATGATCGCCAATTCCTCGGTGGCATCGGAGATCAACATAGAATTCCAACA GGTTTGA